ACAATGCCCTGGCCGCGTTGCCGTGGCTGTTCGAGTTCTGGGCGCTGCCGCATCAGCTGCCGCCCGAGGGCGACTGGAAGACCTGGGTGATCATGGGCGGGCGCGGCGCGGGCAAGACCCGGGCCGGGTCCGAATGGGTGCGCGCGCAGGTCGAGGGGCCGACGCCGGACGCGCCGGGGCGGGCGCAGCGCGTGGCGCTGGTCAGCGAGACCTTCGACCAGGCGCGGGACGTGATGGTCTTTGGCGAGTCGGGCATCCTGGCCTGCTCGCCGCCCGACCGGCGTCCGGTCTGGGAGGCCGGGCGGCGGCGGCTGCTCTGGCCGAATGGCGCGACCGCGCAGGTCTATTCGGCGCATGAGCCCGAGGCGCTGCGGGGTCCGCAGTTCGACGCCGCTTGGGTCGATGAGCTGGCGAAGTGGAAGAAGGCCGAGGACAGCTGGGACATGCTGCAATTCGCGCTGCGGCTGGGGCAGCATCCGCAACAGGTCGTCACCACCACGCCGAAGAATGTCGCGGTGCTGAAGCGGATCCTGGGCAATGCCTCGACGGTCACGACCCATGCGCCGACCGAGGCGAACCGCGCCTATCTGGCCGAGAGCTTCCTGGCCGAGGTCGAGGCGCGCTATGCCGGGACGCGGCTGGGCCGGCAGGAGTTGGAAGGCTTGCTGCTGGAGGATGTCGAGGGGGCGCTGTGGACGACGGGCATGGTCGAGCGCTGTCGGGTCGAGACGGCGCCGCAGCTGTCGCGCATCGTGGTGGCGGTTGATCCGGCGGTGACCTCGGGCGCGGCTTCGGACGAATGCGGCATCGTCGTGGCGGGCGTGGTCAGCGCGGGGCCGATCACCGATTGGCGGGTCTATGTGCTGGAAGATGCCTCGGTCCGCGGCGGGCCGGTGGACTGGGCGCGGGCCGCCATCGCGGCGATGCAGCGCCATGGCGCCGAGCGGCTGGTGGCCGAGGTCAACCAGGGCGGCGATCTGGTCGAGAGCGTGATCCGCCAGGTCGATCCGCTGGTGCCGTTCCGGGCCTTGCGGGCCGGGCGCGGCAAGGGGCTGCGGGCCGAGCCGGTGGCGGCGCTTTACGAGCAGGGGCGGGTGCATCACCTGCGCGGCCTGGGCGCGCTGGAGGACCAGATGTGCCGCATGACGGTCGCGGGCTATGACGGCAAGGGCTCGCCCGACCGGCTGGATGCGCTGGTCTGGGCCATTCATGAGCTGGTGATCGAGCCCGGTGCGGCCTGGCGGCGCCCGGCGGTGCGGGGGCTCTAGGGGGCTCTGCCCCCACGTTTCGCTGGCCCCTCGATGGGGCCATCGAAACGTTCCCCCGGGGTATTTGGGAAACGGAGAAGGGCCTTTCGGGGCCTGCGAAGGGTCGCGGTCGCGGCCCTTTTTCATTGGAAATTCAGGAGGGACCGATGGCATTTCCCTGGTTCGGGCGAGCGGCTGCGCCCGCAAGATCGCCCGGCGTCGAGGTCGAGAGAAAGGCCAGCGCCGCGGGCAAGGTGGTGGCGCTGGCGGCAGGCTCGGGGCGGGTGGTCTGGTCGCCGCGCGACACGGTCAGCCTGACCCATGCCGGCTTTGTCGGCAATCCGGTCGGGTTCCGCGCCGTGCGGCTGATCGCCGAGGCCGCCGCGGCCGTGCCGCTGGTCTGTCAGGATCGCGAGCGGCGCTATGACGTGCATCCGGTTCTGGACCTGCTGCGCCGGCCCAATCCGGGGCAGGGCCGGGCCGAGCTGTTCGAGGCGCTGTTCGGGCAGGTGCTGCTGAGCGGCAACGGCTATCTGGAGGCCGTGGGCGAGGGTGCCAAGGGGCTGCCGGCCGAACTGCATGTGCTGCGCTCGGACCGGATGGCGGTGGTGCCGGGCGAGGATGGCTGGCCCTCGGCCTATGAATATGCGGTGGGCGGGCGCAAGTACCGTTTCGACATGGCGGGCAGTCCGGATCCGATCTGCCATATCCGCAGCTTCCATCCGCTGGACGATCATTACGGCTTGTCGCCGATGCAGGCGGCGGCGGTGGCGGTGGATGTGCACAACAGCGCATCCGGCTGGTCGAAGGCGCTGCTGGACAATGCGGCGCGGCCGAGCGGCGCCATCGTCTACAAGGGGGCGGACGGGCAGGGCAGCCTGTCGCCCGACCAGTATGACCGGCTGGTGACCGAGATGGAGATGCATCACCAGGGCGCGCGGAACGCCGGGCGGCCGATGCTGCTGGAGGGCGGGCTGGACTGGAAGCCGATGGGGTTCTCGCCCAGCGACATGGAGTTTCATGAGACGAAGCTGGCGGCGGCGCGGGAGATCGCGCAGGCCTTCGGGGTGCCGCCGATGCTGATCGGTATTCCGGGCGAGGCGACCTATGCCAATTACGCCGAGGCGCATCGGGCGTTTTACCGGCTGACCGTGCTGCCCCTGGTGGCGCGGGTGGCGAGTGCGGTGGCCTGGTGGCTGTCCGAGCATCTGGGCGCCGAGATCGACCTGCGGGCCGATCCGGACCAGGTTCCGGCACTGGCCGAGGAGCGCGACAGCCATTGGCGCCGCATCGACGCGGCGAGCTTCCTGACCGAGGCCGAGAAGCGCGCCGCCCTGGGTCTGCCGCCCTTGGCGGAGGGCTGAGATGGAGGGCTCGCGCTTCGTCAAGGAGCCCTTCGACTGGCACGACCAGCGTTTCGACACTCAGGAGCGGATCATGGCGCTGCAATTCGGCCAGGTCGAGCGGCGGCTGGAGCGGATCGAGGGGCTGATCGAGGGGCTGGAGCGGCGGCTGTGGATGACGGTCTATGGCGTCGTCGCCGTGATCCTGACCCAAGCCGTGCAGTCGATCCTGGCTTATACGCCGAAAGGAGGGTGACGTGAATTCAAAGGATTACGGCTTGGAGTTGAAGTATGCGGCCGGCGCCTCACTGGTGTCGGACGGCGCGCAGCTGGAAGGCTATGCCAGCCTGTTCGGCCTGGCCGACCAGGGCGGCGACATCGTCGTCAAGGGCGCCTATACCGCCAGCCTGAAGCGGCTGGCGGCGCGGGGCGACAAGGTGCGGATGCTGTGGCAGCACGATCCCGCCCGGCCCATCGGCGTCTGGGACGAGATCCGCGAGGACGACAAGGGCCTGTGGGTCAAGGGGCGCCTGCTGCCCGAGGTGGCGCAGGCCCGCGAGGCGGCCGCGCTGATCGCGGCCGGCGCCATCGACGGGCTGTCGATCGGCTATCGCACCATCGCGGCCGAGCGCGACGGCAAGGGCCGGCGGATGCTTTCCGAGGTCGAGCTGTGGGAGGTGTCGCTGGTCACCTTCCCGATGCTGGCCGAGGCCAAGGTCGGGCGCAAGTCCGACGGTGCATTGGAACTGGCGGCGGCCTTTCGGGCCGCGACCAAGGCGCTGCGCGCCGAGTGAGTTTCACCAAACGGAGGGGACGATGACCGAGGTGAAAGCCGCGGCCGGGGCGGACATGCCCGGCGACCTGGGGGCCGAGATGCTGGGGTTCGTCAATGAACTCAAGGCTTTCCGCACCGACATTCAGAAACGACTGGAAGCACAGGAACAACGCATGACCATGCTGGACCGCAAGACCCTTTCCCGCGCCCGCGCCCCTCTGTCGGCCGAAGCCGATGCCGGCGCGCCGCATCAGAAGGCCTTCGACGCCTATATCCGCCATGGCGACGACGGTGCGCTGCGCGGTCTGCCGCTGGAAGGCAAGGCGATGACCTCGAGCTCGGACGGCGGCTTCCTGGCGGCGCCGACGGTGGCCCTGCAGGTGCAGGATGCGCTGAACGTCACCGCCTCGCTGCGGCGGGTGGCGAATGTCGTCACGGTGGAATCGGCCAATTTCGAGATGCTGGTCGACATGGGCGACATCGCCAGCGGCTGGTCGACCGAGGCCGGCACCCAGGCTGAGACCGGCACCTCGACCGTGCAGCGGGTGGTGATCCCGGTGCATGAACTGTCGGCCATGCCCAAGGCCAGCCAGCGCCTGCTGGACGACGCGGCCTTCGACGTGGAAAGCTGGCTGGCCGGCCGCATCGCCGAGAAATTCGCCCGCGCCGAGGCCACGGCCTTCATCAGCGGCGACGGCGTCAACAAGCCCAAGGGTTTCCTGACCCATGCCAAGGCGGCCAACGCCAGCGCGACCAATGTGCAGATCGGCACCATCGCCTCGGGCGGGGATGGCGATTTCGCGGCCACCAACCCGGCCAATGCGCTGATCGACCTGGTCTATGCGCTGGGCGCGCAATACCGCGCCAATGCGAGCTTCGTGATGAACTCGAAGACCGCCGCCGCCGTGCGCAAGATGCGCGACACCGACGGCCGCTTCCTGTGGGCCGACAGCCTGGCCATGGGCCAGCCGCCGCAGCTGCTGGGCTATCCGGTGCTGCTGTGCGAGGACATGCCCGACATCGCGCGCGGCTCGTTCTCGATCGCCTTCGGTGACTTCAAGTCGGCCTATACCATCGTCGAGCGGCCGGACCTGCGCGTGCTGCGCGATCCCTTCTCGGCCAAGCCGCATGTGCTGTTCTATGCCACCAAGCGCGTCGGCGGCGGCGTCACCGACGCCCGCGCCATCAAGCTGATGGTCTTCGGCTGATCCACGGCCGAAGCGGGGGCCGCGCGGGCGATGCCCGACGAACCGGCCAAGCAACTGTCCGCACGCGCGACGGCGGGCATGCGCGGCCCCCATTTTCCGCCCTTGGGATGCAGGTTCCGTGCGAACGGGAGAGATGAAGATGATGCTTGTGGAATTGACGGCGCCCGCCATCGAGGCGCTGCCCGTCGCAGGGTTGCGCGACCATCTGCGGTTGGGAACCGGCTTTGACATGGCCGTGGACGCGGCCGAGACCGCCGCGCTGGGGGGCTTCCTGCGCGCGGCCATCGCCACCATCGAGGCGCGGACCGGCAAGGTGCTGCTGACGCGGCAGTTCCGGCTGCGGCTGGAAGAGTGGCGCGACCCGGCGGGCCAGCCCTTGCCGCTGGCGCCGGTCGGCAGCGTCGAGCGGGTCGAGATCACCGATGCGGCCGGCGTTGTCGTGCCGGTCGAGGGCGGCTGGCGACTGGTCCAGGACACGCAGCGGCCGATGCTGCTGCCGGAGGGCGCATGGCTGCCACGTGTTCCGAGCGGCGGTTTCGTGACGGTGACCTTCTCGGCCGGGTTCGGTGCATGGTGGGACTCGGTGCCGGCGGACCTGGCGCAGGCGGTGCTGATGCTGGCCGCGCGCTATCACGAGGACCGCAGCTTCGAGGGCAGCCAGGGCGCGATGCCCTTCGGGGTCAGCGCGCTGATCGAGCGCTGGCGCTCGGTCCGGGTGCTGGGAGGGCGCGGCGGTCCGCGCGGCCGGGCATGAAGGCGCCGCGGCTGACGGTGCCCTTGGTGGTCGAGACGCCGGTGCGCGCGCCGGACGGGATGGGTGGGTTCCGGCTGGTCTGGCAGGATGTCGGGCAGCTTTGGGCCGAGATGCGGTCGGGCGCGGGGGCCGAGCGTTTCGCCGAGGTGGGGGCGCAGAGCGTCGTCAGCTGGCGGATCACCGTCAGGGCGGCGCCTGCCGGCGACGCGCGGCGCCCGCGCCCGGAACAGAGGTTGCGCATGGGCGAGGGCGCCACGGCGCGGCGCTTTCGCATCGAGGCGGTGGCCGAGGCGGATGCCACCGGCCGCTGGCTGGTCTGCGTCGCGAAAGAGGAGTCCCTGGCATGAGCTATGCAGCGACGGCCGCGCTTCAGGCGGCGGTCTATGAGGCGTTGCGCGGCAGCGCGCCGCTGCACGACCTGGTCGGCGACGCGATCTATGACGCGATGCCGGTCGCGGCGCCCAGCGGCACCTATGTCGCGCTGGGCCCCGAGGAGGTGCGCGACGCCGGCGACATGACGGCGGCGGGGGCGAGCCACGATTTCGTGGTCTCGGTCCTGTCGGGGTCGGACGAGTCGAGCGGCTTTGCCGCGATCAAGGCGGCGGCGGTGGCGGTCTCGGACGCGCTGGAGGCGGCCGAGATCGCGCTGACCCGCGGGCATCTGGTGGGGCTGTGGTTCCTGCGCGCCCGCGCGCGGCGGGCCGAGAACGGCGCGGGGCGGCGGGTTGACCTGACCTTTCGCGCGCGCATTGACCTGGGTTGAGGAGAGACGGACATGGCGGTGCAGAACGGACGCGACCTGCTGATCAAGATGGACATGACCGGCGACGGCCAGTTCGAGACCATCGCGGGCCTGCGCGCGACCCGGCTGGGGTTCAACGCCGAGACGGTGGATGTGACGAGCCTGGAAAGCGAGGGCCGCTGGCGCGAGCTTCTGGGCGGTGCGGGCGTACGCTCGGCCAGCATCTCGGGCTCGGGGGTGTTTCGGGACGGGACCACGGACGAACGCGCGCGGCAGGTGTTCTTTGACGGGGAAGTGCCGCGCTTTCAGGTGGTGATCCCGGATTTCGGCGCGGTCGAGGGGCCGTTCCAGATCACCTCTCTGGAATATGCGGGCAGTTACAATGGCGAGGCGAGTTATGAGATTTCCATGGCCAGCGCGGGCGTCATCAGCTTCGTCGCGTTCTGAGATGGTCAATCCGCTGGCGGGCGAGGTCGAGGTCGTGCTGGACGGCCGGCCGCATGTCGCCAAATTGACCTTGGGCGCCCTGGCGGGGCTTGAGGCCGAGTTGGGCGCCGAGAGCATGATCGCGCTGGTCGAGCGGTTCGAGAGCGGCCGCTTTTCCAGCCGGGACGTGCTGGCCGTGCTGGTCGCGGGATTGCGCGGCGGCGGCTGGGCGGGCGACATGGACGCGCTGATGGCGGCCGAGTTCAAGGGCGGGCCGGTCGGCGCGGCCCATGCCGCGGCGGCGCTGCTGGCGCGGGCGTTCCGCATCGAGGGCACATGAGCGCCGGGCTGGACTGGCCCGGGCTGCTGCGCATGGGCCTCGGGCCGGCGCGGCTGGGCGGGCTGGGGCTGACGCCGGCCGCGTTCTGGGCGCTGACCCCGGCCGAGCTGGCGCTGATGCTGGGCGTCGAGCCGGGCAAGGGCGGGGCGATGACCCGCAACCGCCTGGCCGAGCTGGTCGCGCGCTATCCCGACCGGCCGGCAGGCTGAAACATCTGGAAAGGAGGCGCCGCCGTGGCGAACAAGGACGGATTCGACCGGCTGGACGAGGACGGCCCGGTCAACCTGGGCAAGAGCATGGACCAGAGCGGCCGCATGACCGCGGAGTTCGAGGCCGAGCTGGCCCGGCTGCGCGAGTCGATGGTCTATACCGGGCGCGAGGTCGGCACACTGACCCAGGGCATCGGCAGCGGGCTGCGCCGGGCGTTCTCGGGCCTGGTCTTCGATGGGCTGAAGCTGAGCGACGCCTTGAAGGGCATCGCGCGCAGCATGGCGGACACGGCTTTTTCCGTGGCGATGAAGCCGATCGAGCAGGCCTTGGCAGGCGCGATCGCGCAGGGCGTCAACGGCATGGTCTCGGGCGCCCTGCCCTTTGCCAACGGGGGCGCGTTCTCGCAGGGGCGGGTGCTGCCTTTCGCCAAGGGCGGCGTGGTCAGCCAGCCGACCTATTTCCCGATGCGCGGCGCGACCGGGCTGATGGGCGAGGCCGGGGCCGAGGCGATCATGCCCTTGCGCCGCGGTGCGGACGGGCGGCTGGGCGTCGCGGCGGCCGGGGGCGGCGGCCGGGCGGTGAACGTGACCTTCAATGTCTCGACCCCCGACGTGACGGGGTTCCAGCGCAGCCAGAGCCAGATCGCCTCGCAACTGGGGCGGCTATTGGCGCGCGGCGAAAGGAACGGGTGATCCATGGCTTTTCACGAGATCAGGTTCCCGGCGAACCTGTCCTTCGGCTCGGTCGGCGGGCCGGAACGGCGCACCGAGATCGTGACGCTGACCAACGGCCACGAGGAACGCCGCACGCCCTGGGCGCATTCGCGCCGGCGCTATGACGCCGGGCTGGGGCTGCGCTCGCTGGACGATGTGGCGGCGCTGATCGCGTTCTTCGAGGCGCGGGCCGGGCAGATGCACGGTTTCCGCTGGAAGGATTGGTCGGATTTCAAATCCTGCGCGCCCAGCGTGGCGCCGAGCCATCTGGACCAGGACCTAGGCGTGGGCGACGGGGTGCGGCGGGTGTTTGCGCTGCGCAAGGCCTATGCCTCGGGCCCGGCGCGCTATTGGCGGCCGGTGGCGAAGCCGGTCGAGGGATCGGTGCTGGCCGGGGTCGGGGCCGTCGAGAAGCGCGAGGGCGTGGATTACACGGTCGATCTGGCCAGCGGTGAGATCAGTTTTGCGGTGCCGCCGGATGCGGGGGCGGTGGTCACGGCCGGGTTCGAGTTCGACGTGCCGGTGCGCTTCGACACGGACCGGATCGCGGTCTCGGTTTCGTCCTTTCAGGCGGGGGATCTGCCGCAGGTGCCGGTGGTCGAGGTGCGGATATGAGCGAGACGATTGCGCGGGCATGGGCGGTTTCCCGCAGCGACGGGCTGGTGCTGGGCTTTACCGACCACGACCGGGCGCTGGCCTTCGACGGCATCGCCTTTCGGCCCGACAGCGGGCTGACGGCGCGGGCGGTGGTGCAGAGCTCGGGCCTGTCGGTGGACAACAGCGAGGCGGTCGGGGCGCTATCCGACACGGCGATCACCGAGGCCGACCTGATGGCCGGGCGCTGGGACGCGGCCGACGTTCGGCTGTGGGAGGTGGATTGGGCCGATACCGCCAACCGGCGGCTGATCTTTCGCGGCCATCTGGGCGAGGTGGTGCGCAGCGGCGCGGCCTTTCGAGCCGAGTTGCGCGGGTTGTCCGAGCCGCTGAACCGCGGGCAGGGCCGGGTCTATCACCCGCGCTGCTCGGCCGAGCTGGGGGATGGCATGTGCCGGTTCGACCTGACGCGGGCGGGCTATTCTGCCGAGGGCGTGGTGCAGGTGGCCGAGGATGGGCAGCGTTTCGTGCTGTCCGGGGTCTCGGGCCTGGACACGCGCTGGTTCGAGCATGGGCGGCTGGTGGTGCTGTCGGGTGCCGCGCAGGATCTGTCGGGCATGGTCAAGGTTGACCTGGCGGCCGCCGGCGGGCGGCGTGAGGTCGAGCTTTGGACCGGGCTTGGCATCCATCCCGGCGTCGGTGACCGCGTGAAGCTGATCGCGGGTTGCGACAAGCGGGGCGAGACCTGCCGGATGAAGTTCCTGAACTATCCGAACTTTCGCGGCTTTCCGCATTTGCCGCCCGAGGACTGGCTGATCGCGCCCAAGGTGAACCGATGAGCGCGGTAGTCGAGGCCGCCCGGGCCTGGATCGGGACGCCCTATGTGCATCAATGCTCGGCCAAGGGGGTCGGGACGGATTGCCTGGGGCTGGTGCGGGGTGTCTGGCGCGAGCTTTGCGGCCCCGAGCCCGAGAAGATGCCGGCCTATACCCCCGACTGGGGCGAGGCGGGGGGCATCGAGTTGCTGCTGGGCGGGGCCGGTCGGTTGCTGCGGCCGGCCCCGGATGAGCAGCCGGGCGACGTGCTGATCTTTCGCATGAGGGTCGGCGCGGTTGCCAAACATATGGGAATTCTGGCGGAAACCGGCGCGGCGCCGAGCTTCGTCCATGCCTATGACCGGCATGGCGTGGTCGAAAGCCCGCTGTCGGCGCCGTGGCGGGCGCGGATCGCCGGGCGTTTCCGGTTTCCGCCGCTGTAAGAGAAAGGTGAGGGCGCAATGGCGACGATTCTGCTGTCGGCGGTCGGGGCATCGCTGGGGGCCGGCTTTGGCGGCACGGTTCTGGGGCTTTCGGGTGCCGTCATCGGCCGGGCCGTGGGCGCCACCTTGGGCCGGGTCATCGACCAGCGCCTGCTGGGCTCGGGCTCGAAGGCGGTCGAGACCGGGCGCGTGGACCGGATGCGGATCCAGACCGCGGGCGAGGGCACGCCGATCCCGCGGCTGTGGGGGCAGATGAGGGTGCCGGGCCATGCGATCTGGGCCGGGCCGCTGGTCGAGGTGCGGCGCAAGCAGGGCGGCGGCAAGGGCACGGGCCCCAGCGTGACCTCGATCAGCTATCGGCTGAGCTTCGCGCTGGCGATCTGCGAGGGGCCGATCCTGGGCATCGGCCGGGTCTGGGCCGATGGCGAGGAGGTTGCGGCCGATGATCTGAACATGCGCGTCTATCCGGGCGACGAGGCGCAATTGCCTGATCCGGTGATCGCTGCGCAGGAAGGCGACGCGGCGCCGGCCTATCGCGGCATCGCCTATGTCGTCTTCGAGGACCTGGCGCTGGAGAAATGGGGCAATCGCGTGCCGCAGCTGTCCTTCGAGGTGACGCGCGCTGCGAAGCAGGGCCGCGGGCTGTCGCGCGAGGTGCGGGCCGTGGCGATGATTCCGGGCACCGGCGAATATTCGCTGGCGACCCAGGCGGTCAGCTATGACAAGGGCCTGGGCGAGACCCAGGTCATCAACCACAACACCGCTCTGGCGCCGACGGATTTCCAGGCCTCGATGCGGGTGCTGGGGCGCGAGTTGCCGAATGTCGGCTCGGTCTCGCTGGTGGTGTCCTGGTTCGGCGACGACCTGCGGGTCGGCGACTGCACGGTCCGGCCCAAGGTCGAGGACCTGTCGCGCGACGGGCGCGAGATGGCCTGGCGCGCGGGCGGGGTCGGGCGCAGCGGTGCGGCCGAGGTCGCGCGGGTGAACGACCGGCCGATCTATGGCGGGACGCCGGCGGACGGCTCGGTCATCCAGGCGCTGCGGGCCATCGCCGAAAGCGGGCGCAAGGCCGTGTTCTATCCGTTCATCCTGATGGAGCAACTGGCGGGCAACGGCCGTCCCGATCCCTGGAGCGGTGCGGGAGATCAGCCGGTCATGCCCTGGCGCGGGCGCATCACCACCAGCATTGCGGCTGGGCGCGAGGGCAGTCCGGCCGGCACGGCGGCGGCTGCGGCCGAGGTCGCGCGCTTCTTCGGTGCGGCCGAAGCGGAGCATTTTTTGCGCGATGGCGAGATCATCCGCTACGACGGGCCGGAGGAGTGGTCCTATCGCCGCTTCATCCTGCATTACGCGCATCTTTGCGCGGCGGCGGGTGGCATCGACGCCTTCCTGATCGGCTCGGAAATGATCGGGCTGACGACGATCATGGGGGCGGGGAACAGCTTTCCGGCTGTGCAGCAGTTGCGGCGGCTGGCGGCGGATGTGCGGGGCATTCTGGGCGAGGCGGTCAAGATCGGCTATGCCGCCGACTGGTCGGAATACTTCGGCCATCATCCCGGCAATGGCGACGTGCATTTCCATCTGGATCCGCTGTGGGCCGATGAGAACATCGACTTCATCGGCATCGACAATTACATGCCTCTGTCCGACTGGCGCGAGGGCGAGGACCATCTGGACGCCGGTTGGAAGCGGATCGACAACCCGGACTATCTGCGCGCTAATGTCGCGGGCGGCGAGGGCTACGACTGGTATTACGCCCGCGACGTCGACCGGACCATGCAGCTGCGCACGCCGATCGTCGATGGCGCGCATGGCGAGCATTGGGTCTGGCGCTACAAGGACATTCGCAACTGGTGGCTGAGCGAGCATCGCAACCGCATCGGCGGCGTCAGGCAGGCGCAGGCGACGGCGTGGCAGCCGCGGTCAAAACCGATCTGGTTCACCGAGATGGGGTGCGCGGCGCTGGACAAGGGCACCAACCAGCCCAACAAGTTCCTGGATGCGATGAGCTCGGAATCGATGCTGCCCTGGTTCTCGGACGGGCGGCGCGACGATCCGATGCAGGCGGCCTATGTGCGCGCCATGACCGAGTTCTGGGGCGATCCGTCGAACAATCCGCCGCGGGCGGCCTTTGGCCGGAGCGGGGCGGGGCGGATGATCGACATGGCCCGCGCGCATGTCTGGTGCTGGGACGCGCGGCCCTATCCGGCATTCCCGGCGCGCACCGACCTGTGGTCTGACGGCCCGGCGTGGGAGCGGGGGCATTGGCTGAACGGTCGCGCGGGTGCCGTGCCTCTGGCCGATGTCGTGGCCGAAATCTGCCGCGAGGCGGGGGTGCGGGCATTCGACACCGAGGGCCTGCGCGGGCTGGTGCGCGGCTATGCCCTGACCGGGGCCGAGAGCGGGCGCGCGGCCTTGCAGCCCTTGATGCTGGCGCATGGTTTCGATGCGGTCGAGCGGGACGGCGTGCTGGTCTTTGCCATGCGCGGCGCGGGAGTCGATGCCGAGCTTGGCCCGGACGACATGGCGCTGGCCGAGGAGGTCGAGGCCGTCGAGGTCTCGCGCGCGGCGGAGGCCGAGATGGTCGGGCGCATCCGGCTGACCCATGTCGAGGCGGGGGCGGATTACGCCGCGCGCACGGCCGAAACGCTGATGCCGGGGGCCGAGTTCCTGGCGGTCTCGGACAGCGAGCTGGCGATGGCGCTGACGCGGGGCGAGGGGCAGGCCATGGCCGAGCGCTGGCTGTCGGAATCGGCGGTGGCGCGGGATGCGGTGCGTTTCGCGCTGCCGCCGTCGCTGGGCCATCTTGGCCCGGGCGACGTGGTGCGGCTGGCCGAGCCTCGGGTCGAGGCGCGGCGCTGGCGCATCGACCGGGTCGAGCGCGCCGGCGCGATCACCGTCGATGCCGTGCGGGTCGAGCCGGGGGTCTATCGCCCGGCCCGGGTGGTCGAGGGCGAGACGGTGGCGCGGGCCTTTGTGCCGCCGATTCCGGTCTGGCCGCTGTTTCTGGACCTGCCGCTGCTGCGTGGCGACGAGGCGCCGCATGCGCCGCATCTGGCGGTGACGGCGACGCCCTGGCCGGGCGCGGCGGCGGTCTGGGTCTCGACCCAGCAGGTGGGCGGCTATTGGTTGAACCTGACGGTGGCGGCGCCTTCGGTCATGGGCGTGACCCTGGGGCCGCTGTCGGCGGCCCGGCCGGGGGTCTGGGACCGCGGGCCGGCGCTGCGGGTCCGGGTCAAGGGCGGCAATCTGGAATCGGCGTCCGTCGAGGCGTTGATGTCGGGGGCCAATCTGATGGCCATCGGCGACGGCTCGGCCGAGGGTTGGGAGCTGCTGCAGTTCGCCGAGGCGCGCCTGGTCTCGGCCGGGGTGTGGGAGATCGCGACCCGGCTGCGCGGGCAGGCGGGCACGGATGCCTTCATGCCCGAGGTCTGGCCCGCCGGCAGCACGGTGGTGCTGCTGGACGGGACGGCGCAGCAGGTGGACCTGCCGCCCTCGGCGCGCAACCAACTGCGGCACTGGCGGATCGGGCCGGCGGCGCGCAGCCCGGACGACGCGAGCTATCGCCATATCGCCGCCGCCTTCCGCGGCGCGGGGCTGCGGCCGCTGTCGCCCTGTCATCTGGAGGTTTCCGGCCGGGTCGTGACCTGGATCCGGCGCACCCGGGTGCAGGGCGACGGCTGGGACGGGCCCGACGTGCCGCTGGGCGAGGCGCAGGAGCGTTACTCGGCCCGGCTGGTCCGGGACGGGCAGGTGCTGGCGCAGGCGGTGGTTTCGGAACCGCGCTGGGCGGTGCCGGAAAATGCCTGGTCGCAGGTCATGGCCGGGGGCGGTTTCGCCGTCGAGGTGGCGCAGCTTTCCGACACGTTCGGGGCTGGGCCGTTTGCTAGGAGGATGATCGATGCCTGAGAACACGACCGCGAATTGCGGCCTGCCGCTGCTGCTGCCGGCCCAGGCGCAGAAGCATGTCACGGTG
This portion of the Paracoccus sp. N5 genome encodes:
- a CDS encoding DUF2460 domain-containing protein, yielding MAFHEIRFPANLSFGSVGGPERRTEIVTLTNGHEERRTPWAHSRRRYDAGLGLRSLDDVAALIAFFEARAGQMHGFRWKDWSDFKSCAPSVAPSHLDQDLGVGDGVRRVFALRKAYASGPARYWRPVAKPVEGSVLAGVGAVEKREGVDYTVDLASGEISFAVPPDAGAVVTAGFEFDVPVRFDTDRIAVSVSSFQAGDLPQVPVVEVRI
- a CDS encoding glycoside hydrolase/phage tail family protein, with amino-acid sequence MATILLSAVGASLGAGFGGTVLGLSGAVIGRAVGATLGRVIDQRLLGSGSKAVETGRVDRMRIQTAGEGTPIPRLWGQMRVPGHAIWAGPLVEVRRKQGGGKGTGPSVTSISYRLSFALAICEGPILGIGRVWADGEEVAADDLNMRVYPGDEAQLPDPVIAAQEGDAAPAYRGIAYVVFEDLALEKWGNRVPQLSFEVTRAAKQGRGLSREVRAVAMIPGTGEYSLATQAVSYDKGLGETQVINHNTALAPTDFQASMRVLGRELPNVGSVSLVVSWFGDDLRVGDCTVRPKVEDLSRDGREMAWRAGGVGRSGAAEVARVNDRPIYGGTPADGSVIQALRAIAESGRKAVFYPFILMEQLAGNGRPDPWSGAGDQPVMPWRGRITTSIAAGREGSPAGTAAAAAEVARFFGAAEAEHFLRDGEIIRYDGPEEWSYRRFILHYAHLCAAAGGIDAFLIGSEMIGLTTIMGAGNSFPAVQQLRRLAADVRGILGEAVKIGYAADWSEYFGHHPGNGDVHFHLDPLWADENIDFIGIDNYMPLSDWREGEDHLDAGWKRIDNPDYLRANVAGGEGYDWYYARDVDRTMQLRTPIVDGAHGEHWVWRYKDIRNWWLSEHRNRIGGVRQAQATAWQPRSKPIWFTEMGCAALDKGTNQPNKFLDAMSSESMLPWFSDGRRDDPMQAAYVRAMTEFWGDPSNNPPRAAFGRSGAGRMIDMARAHVWCWDARPYPAFPARTDLWSDGPAWERGHWLNGRAGAVPLADVVAEICREAGVRAFDTEGLRGLVRGYALTGAESGRAALQPLMLAHGFDAVERDGVLVFAMRGAGVDAELGPDDMALAEEVEAVEVSRAAEAEMVGRIRLTHVEAGADYAARTAETLMPGAEFLAVSDSELAMALTRGEGQAMAERWLSESAVARDAVRFALPPSLGHLGPGDVVRLAEPRVEARRWRIDRVERAGAITVDAVRVEPGVYRPARVVEGETVARAFVPPIPVWPLFLDLPLLRGDEAPHAPHLAVTATPWPGAAAVWVSTQQVGGYWLNLTVAAPSVMGVTLGPLSAARPGVWDRGPALRVRVKGGNLESASVEALMSGANLMAIGDGSAEGWELLQFAEARLVSAGVWEIATRLRGQAGTDAFMPEVWPAGSTVVLLDGTAQQVDLPPSARNQLRHWRIGPAARSPDDASYRHIAAAFRGAGLRPLSPCHLEVSGRVVTWIRRTRVQGDGWDGPDVPLGEAQERYSARLVRDGQVLAQAVVSEPRWAVPENAWSQVMAGGGFAVEVAQLSDTFGAGPFARRMIDA
- a CDS encoding NlpC/P60 family protein, with product MSAVVEAARAWIGTPYVHQCSAKGVGTDCLGLVRGVWRELCGPEPEKMPAYTPDWGEAGGIELLLGGAGRLLRPAPDEQPGDVLIFRMRVGAVAKHMGILAETGAAPSFVHAYDRHGVVESPLSAPWRARIAGRFRFPPL
- a CDS encoding DUF2163 domain-containing protein, producing MSETIARAWAVSRSDGLVLGFTDHDRALAFDGIAFRPDSGLTARAVVQSSGLSVDNSEAVGALSDTAITEADLMAGRWDAADVRLWEVDWADTANRRLIFRGHLGEVVRSGAAFRAELRGLSEPLNRGQGRVYHPRCSAELGDGMCRFDLTRAGYSAEGVVQVAEDGQRFVLSGVSGLDTRWFEHGRLVVLSGAAQDLSGMVKVDLAAAGGRREVELWTGLGIHPGVGDRVKLIAGCDKRGETCRMKFLNYPNFRGFPHLPPEDWLIAPKVNR
- a CDS encoding phage tail protein, which encodes MDQSGRMTAEFEAELARLRESMVYTGREVGTLTQGIGSGLRRAFSGLVFDGLKLSDALKGIARSMADTAFSVAMKPIEQALAGAIAQGVNGMVSGALPFANGGAFSQGRVLPFAKGGVVSQPTYFPMRGATGLMGEAGAEAIMPLRRGADGRLGVAAAGGGGRAVNVTFNVSTPDVTGFQRSQSQIASQLGRLLARGERNG